A genomic region of Miscanthus floridulus cultivar M001 chromosome 3, ASM1932011v1, whole genome shotgun sequence contains the following coding sequences:
- the LOC136547510 gene encoding protein ETHYLENE-INSENSITIVE 3-like 2, whose product MMGGGGALMLDQRMAAGDKALFGFGAGECFFGEGDLVNPAPAPATEEMTTTMSFPLDEMMVSDDDVDGIEELERRMWRDRVRLRRLKEEQQQSGRPSGGSGGAKHEASSSRQRQSQEQARRKKMSRAQDGILKYMLKMMEVCNAQGFVYGIIPENGKPVTGASDNLRAWWKEKVRFDRNGPAAAAKYQADNAAATAAGDGAGGGGGMAANALAGPHSLHELQDTTLGSLLSALMQHCDPPQRRFPLEKGHPPPWWPAGAEPWWPQAAVPGELGPPPYKKPHDLKKAWKVAVLTAVIKHMSPDVDKARRLVRQSKCLQDKMTAREIVTWLAVLRQEEELYLQLHPGARPVPSSAAAAATIPFCASSGEYDVDGEDTCRNHQPPSNAAAAFVDLSSSSSSSMDDAGHNKFVMAEPAALMKEEAADAEFFQKRSALAAAAEPELMLGCSFRAYTCGNVQCPHSSSAHGFLDRNARNAHQYSCKFNNSPGIGVGAAVPPPPRATESVFPASFVPPGQAAALGGLDFDLPVDGQRSLAELMDMYEANVGGAPRSLVSNVDTAAPGVQVSGPFPTPCLFGDTISNVIQQSAASFYVRDGTPFGGEINAASPELRFGSGLNVAGGAAHYGGALQLQQPHPHKSTGSNANWFY is encoded by the coding sequence ATGATGGGAGGAGGAGGGGCGCTGATGCTGGATCAGCGCATGGCGGCGGGTGACAAGGCCCTGTTCGGGTTCGGGGCAGGCGAGTGCTTCTTTGGAGAGGGCGACCTCGTCaacccggcgccggcgccggcgaccgaggagatgacgacgacgatgagctTCCCCTTGGACGAGATGATGGTGAGCGACGACGACGTGGACGGCATCGAGGAGCTGGAGCGCCGCATGTGGCGGGACCGCGTGCGGCTCAGGCGCCtcaaggaggagcagcagcagagcGGCCGCCCTTCCGGCGGCTCCGGCGGCGCCAAGCACGaggccagcagcagcaggcagcgGCAGTCGCAGGAGCAGGCGCGGCGCAAGAAGATGTCGCGCGCGCAGGACGGGATCCTCAAGTACATGCTCAAGATGATGGAGGTCTGCAACGCGCAGGGCTTCGTCTACGGCATCATCCCGGAGAACGGCAAGCCCGTCACCGGCGCCTCCGACAACCTCCGCGCctggtggaaggagaaggtccgCTTCGACCGCAAcgggcccgccgccgccgccaagtaCCAGGCCGAcaacgccgccgccaccgccgctggaGACGGCGCTGGAGGCGGCGGGGGCATGGCCGCCAACGCGCTGGCGGGCCCGCACTCCCTGCACGAGCTGCAGGACACCACGCTGGGCTCGCTGCTCTCCGCGCTTATGCAGCACTGCGACCCGCCCCAGCGCCGGTTCCCGCTCGAGAAGGGCCATCCGCCGCCGTGGTGGCCCGCCGGCGCCGAACCGTGGTGGCCACAGGCCGCCGTGCCGGGGGAGCTCGGCCCGCCGCCGTACAAGAAGCCGCACGACCTAAAGAAGGCGTGGAAGGTGGCCGTGCTCACCGCCGTCATCAAGCACATGTCCCCCGACGTCGACAAGGCGCGCCGCCTGGTCCGCCAGTCCAAGTGCCTGCAGGACAAGATGACCGCCAGGGAGATCGTCACGTGGCTCGCCGTGCTCAGGCAGGAGGAGGAGCTCTACCTCCAGCTGCACCCAGGTGCCCGCCCCGTGccgtcctccgccgccgccgccgcgacgaTCCCGTTCTGCGCCAGCTCCGGCGAATACGACGTCGACGGCGAAGACACCTGCCGGAACCACCAGCCACcctccaacgccgccgccgcgttCGTGGACctttcgtcgtcgtcgtcgtcgtccatggACGATGCGGGCCACAACAAGTTCGTCATGGCCGAGCCCGCGGCGCTGATGAAGGAGGAGGCCGCCGACGCCGAGTTCTTCCAGAAGAGGAGCGCGCTGGCCGCCGCCGCGGAGCCGGAGCTCATGCTGGGCTGCAGCTTCCGCGCCTACACCTGCGGCAACGTGCAGTGCCCGCACAGCAGCAGCGCGCACGGGTTCCTGGACCGGAACGCGCGCAACGCGCACCAGTACTCGTGCAAGTTCAACAACAGCCCTGGCATCGGCGTCGGCGcggccgtgccgccgccgccacgcgccACCGAGTCCGTCTTCCCGGCGTCGTTCGTCCCGCCCGGGCAGGCGGCGGCGCTGGGCGGCCTGGATTTCGACCTGCCCGTGGACGGCCAGAGGTCGCTCGCGGAGCTGATGGACATGTACGAGGCCAACGTGGGCGGCGCGCCCAGGAGCCTGGTGAGCAACGTGGACACGGCCGCCCCCGGCGTGCAGGTGTCCGGCCCGTTTCCGACGCCGTGCCTATTTGGCGACACCATCAGCAACGTGATACAGCAGAGCGCGGCGTCGTTCTACGTCCGTGACGGCACGCCGTTCGGAGGCGAGATCAACGCCGCGTCGCCGGAGCTGAGGTTCGGCTCAGGCCTGAACGTGGCAGGAGGCGCCGCGCACTACGGCGGCGCGTTGCAGTTGCAACAGCCGCACCCGCACAAGTCCACGGGATCCAACGCCAATTGGTTCTACTGA